GCCTACTTGGCCGCGAATCCCGAGGTGATCGAGGTCGTCCGTGTCTTCGCGCAAGACTCGAGGGTTGGCCCGGATGTATATGACTGGCCTGATGACGGACCGCTCGGCCCGGTCTACGCGATCACCTTCGTCCGTGGTCTCGACGAGCGGGAGGTTCTCCACCGCCTTGGTGCCGAAGAGCAGGACATTCGGCTCATCTCCGATGAAGAGGTCGCCGAACATCAGGGAGCGGAGAATCCTGAAGAGATCATCACGGTTGCTCGTCTCGGGGATTGGGTTGTCGCCGAGTGCAAGGGGCGTCGAGGGAGCCGATCCGAACACGTCAAGGCGCTGTCCATCGGCGGAGGCGAGGCCGTCGCCGTACAACGTGACCGCGGCGCACATGACCGATTCATCTACACATTGGACGGGCAAGTGATGACCAGCTTCACGCCGTCTCGCCCCTTCGATCGCCAGGGCAACGACCCGGACAGGTTGAACGGTTGCCTTCGCATGGTGGGCATCGACCCTACCAGGGACGACATAGTGGACAATGCCGTCCCTGCGGCTCTAGCTCTCGCAAGCAGGATCAGCGGCGTGGTGATTATTGATAACGGTGGTATCGACCTCCCTCCGCACTTCGCCGACAGGTTCAGCGGTGCGAAGATCCTCAATCGCGATTCTTCCAGACTGGGGGCTGCTGTCTCCGGTCAATGACGGCGCCAGGTCGGGATGCTCTTTCAGCATGTCGTCGGTCGTCTCCTGGAGTGCTGTCGCGAGGGTGTCCGCGTCGTTCGCCATAAGACGATCTTGGACACCCTCGTTCTCGTCTCCGCAGGCACCCCTTGGACCACACCACCAGGAGGAACCAGTGTCATACCCGCAACCGCTCACCCCCGAGGAGAAACTCGCCGACGCGAAGAAGCAGTTGAGCCTCCCGCGTATCGTCGTGATCTGTGGCTCCACCCGTTTCATGACCGAGATGACCGAGGCCGATCTGCGGGAGACCAAAGCCGGAAAGATTGTCGTCAAGCCGGGTTGCGACATGAAGTCGCCGCACGAACTTTGGTCCGATCCTGTCGAGGCCGAGGCGCTGAAGGTTCGACTCGACGATCTGCACCGAGCGAAGATCCGGCTCGCTGATGAGGTGCTCGTAGTCGGCGACTACATCGGAGACAGCACCCGAGCCGAAATCGCCTACGCCCGGTCGCTGGGCAAGCCTGTGCGGTTCACGCACCCCAAAGTAGACCCCGACGCCTGACCGCCCACCCCCCACTCCCTCCGCAGGCACCCCTTGGAATTGATCATCTAGACAGCACGGCGTCAGCGAGGTGACCGTCGCCAAGGCTTACCGGCTCCTCAATGCGATTCTGTCCACAGCTGTGGATGACCAGCTCATCAAGCGCAACCCGTGTCGGATCAAAGGCGCAGGCCAGGAGAAGTCACCCGAACGGCCCGTACTCACGGTCGCCCAGGTCTACCGGCTCGTCGACGTCATCGAACACCGCTACCGCGCCCTGGTCCTCCTCGGCACGTTCGCCAGCCCCCGATGGGGCGAACTGACCGGACTCCGACGCCGAGACCTCGACCTCGACGCCGGCACCGTCAAGGTCGAACGCCAGTTGATCCAGATCACCGGCAAGGGCCTGGTCTTCACCGACCCCAAGTCCGCGGCCGGCAAGCGCACTGTCGCCATCCCCGCGCTGATTCTCGACGAGCTCAAGGCACACGTGAAGGACTTCGCCCAGGATGGTAACGAGGGCCTGATCTTCGTCGGCCCGGATGACGGCCCGCTGCGCAACACCAACTTCAACCGCCGTGTCTGGGCCAAGGCGCTCCAGGACGCCGACCTACCGAAGCTCCACTTCCACGACCTCCGACACACCGGCAACACCCTCGCCGCCAGCGCCGGCGCCTCGATCCGCGAGCTGATGGCACGCATGGGCCACTCCAGCACCCGGGCCGCCCTCATCTACCAACACTCC
The nucleotide sequence above comes from Nonomuraea helvata. Encoded proteins:
- a CDS encoding site-specific integrase gives rise to the protein MTVAKAYRLLNAILSTAVDDQLIKRNPCRIKGAGQEKSPERPVLTVAQVYRLVDVIEHRYRALVLLGTFASPRWGELTGLRRRDLDLDAGTVKVERQLIQITGKGLVFTDPKSAAGKRTVAIPALILDELKAHVKDFAQDGNEGLIFVGPDDGPLRNTNFNRRVWAKALQDADLPKLHFHDLRHTGNTLAASAGASIRELMARMGHSSTRAALIYQHSTDERQREVARKLDALAHGALDKDPTGTALKTAPTKIKSPGH
- a CDS encoding DUF6461 domain-containing protein codes for the protein MSDSSFRSMRMARLVRPPGIREWADSNGHKIGGTGMIPSHVREAYLAANPEVIEVVRVFAQDSRVGPDVYDWPDDGPLGPVYAITFVRGLDEREVLHRLGAEEQDIRLISDEEVAEHQGAENPEEIITVARLGDWVVAECKGRRGSRSEHVKALSIGGGEAVAVQRDRGAHDRFIYTLDGQVMTSFTPSRPFDRQGNDPDRLNGCLRMVGIDPTRDDIVDNAVPAALALASRISGVVIIDNGGIDLPPHFADRFSGAKILNRDSSRLGAAVSGQ